atcattatataCTTTATTGCGGCCCGTTCTgacaatttagaaatatttccaaGCTTTCTGTGTAGCTGGAATCACGGCTCCTGTGTTACACGTGCAAAACGATACTACcgaaaaaatgtttctttacagGTAATGAGATCATTCAAAACTACTTGTTCCTGCTTTGAACATAAACGACATTGCTAAACCACAGAAATGTAGAAAAACAAACGAACCAGGCGTGTGATTACAGTTTATTGATAACAATCAGATTTCCATTTGTTCTGTGTGCTGTACGAACCGCCTACGATCTACCTCCGATGTACACACCGAGGAAGTACATCGCGGCGAGGCCAGCCAATAGGCCACAGAACTGTAAGTACACCAGGGAGGCGGGGCGCCGCCAGAAAGGAGCGGAAGAATCACCTGGTCCTGCTGGAGTCGGTGCGGTAGGCGGGTTCGAAGGGTCGACTGGTCCTCTTGTCGTGTCTAGATCGTAGTCGATATCTTTCAGTTC
This Homalodisca vitripennis isolate AUS2020 chromosome 3, UT_GWSS_2.1, whole genome shotgun sequence DNA region includes the following protein-coding sequences:
- the LOC124358035 gene encoding uncharacterized protein LOC124358035; amino-acid sequence: MKLIVLSAFCVIAFTTFSEVAGFDSAEKEDVSEIQNGTYSSGELKDIDYDLDTTRGPVDPSNPPTAPTPAGPGDSSAPFWRRPASLVYLQFCGLLAGLAAMYFLGVYIGGRS